A window from Setaria italica strain Yugu1 chromosome VIII, Setaria_italica_v2.0, whole genome shotgun sequence encodes these proteins:
- the LOC101775495 gene encoding barwin → MAAITGGRALAVAALLCAMAAMAAAQSASNVRATYHLYNPAQNGWDLNRVSAYCATWDANKPLSWRQKYGWTAFCGPSGPRGQASCGKCIKVTNRATGASTVARIVDQCSNGGLDLDFETVFKKIDTNGQGYQMGHLNVDYQFVAC, encoded by the exons ATGGCGGCGATCACGGGTGGACGGGCgctcgcggtggcggcgctcctCTGCGCCATGGCGGCGATGGCCGCTGCGCAGTCGGCATCCAACGTGCGCGCGACGTACCACCTGTACAACCCGGCGCAGAACGGCTGGGACCTGAACCGCGTCAGCGCCTACTGCGCCACGTGGGACGCCAACAAGCCGCTGTCGTGGCGCCAGAAGTACGGCTGGACCGCCTTCTGCGGGCCCTCGGGCCCTAGGGGCCAGGCCTCCTGCGGCAAGTGCATCAAG GTGACGAACCGTGCTACGGGCGCGTCGACCGTGGCGAGGATCGTGGACCAGTGCAGCAACGGCGGGCTGGACCTGGACTTCGAGACGGTGTTCAAGAAGATCGACACCAACGGGCAGGGCTACCAGATGGGGCACCTCAACGTCGACTACCAGTTCGTCGCCTGCTGA